Proteins found in one Oryza glaberrima chromosome 4, OglaRS2, whole genome shotgun sequence genomic segment:
- the LOC127769850 gene encoding serine/threonine-protein kinase-like protein CCR4, whose amino-acid sequence MSPPHLLLLLLALLLSPPLLLASSSFPLPTIAIAAVSNSSSNPSKQHLACGLVPAAGGAAAGYRISCASVSNRSAAAPHVYAYGGDGTCSPYSAVVAGDGYLCSAAPTSSPPMSMRWWDLNEAGDGSKRVYRGRVLSAVSGGGESVCGLVGERMQCWRCPWGEGAPARVGFSAVAVGGGFVCGLVVGSGEVRCYGGGEVVGREPAGRRFMLLAAGERHACGVDDGGVVGCWGEAAAVAAASPPRISRAVSTVAVGDAVTCVLWGNWTVSCWPEGEASPPPALAGQQFVALEAKGKVVCGVLMSDYSLQCWGAGVAGGVRKVFDKVLPGPCAPSKSCSCGVWSGSAQLCAGSGGGGGGDVSVCYPCGYTPPPMALSPTSNSSSSSSSQSKGKRRPSNLAIALISAGAGSALVALLAALAAVYYLRRHRGSSSPVSGRIHAEPTGTAPRVERRLSALLSKGPNTTVEQFPLVALRAATDCFSPAKRIGSGSFGAVYRASLPDGREVAIKRAERRDTGGPSSSSAAAARRVDHEAAFVSELALLSRVNHKNLVRLLGFCADGGERILVYEFMPNGTLHDHLHRRAASAAAPLSPPLASWPSRLRLALGAARGIEYMHTYAVPPIIHRDIKSSNILLDSCWTAKVSDFGLSLLNTLDGDNAAAGDGGNAGDGDDEERCVTAGTVGYMDPEYYRLQHLTDKSDVYSFGVVLLELLSGCKAIQKYEGSGSPKNVVDMAVPHIEGDRVHRVLDARLPLPTPWEMEAVAYVGYLAADCVRLAGRDRPTMSEVVGVLERAVASCDEYEEGGAGAGGEPALSRSCTDGSTAT is encoded by the coding sequence ATGTCTccacctcacctcctcctcctcctcctagccctcctcctctcgccgcccctcctcctcgcctcctcctccttccccctccccaccatcgccatcgccgccgtctccaaCTCCAGCTCCAACCCCTCCAAGCAGCATCTCGCGTGCGGGCtcgtgccggcggcggggggcgcggcggcggggtacAGGATCTCGTGCGCCAGCGTGTCGaacaggtcggcggcggcgccgcacgTGTACGCGTATGGCGGGGACGGGACGTGCTCGCCGTACTCGGCGGTGGTCGCCGGGGACGGGTACCTGTGCTCGGCtgcgccgacgtcgtcgccgccaatGTCGATGCGGTGGTGGGATCTGAACGAGGCCGGGGATGGGTCGAAGCGGGTGTACAGGGGGCGGGTGCTCTCGGCGGTGTCCGGCGGCGGGGAGTCCGTGTGCGGGCTCGTCGGGGAGAGGATGCAGTGCTGGAGGTGCCCGTGGGGGGAGGGCGCGCCGGCGAGGGTGGGGttctcggcggtggcggtgggtggCGGGTTCGTGTGCGGGTTGGTGGTGGGGAGCGGGGAGGTGAGGTGCTATGgtggaggggaggtggtggggagggAGCCCGCGGGGAGGAGGTTcatgctgctcgccgccggcgagaggcaCGCGTGCGGCGTGGATGATGGCGGGGTGGTGGGTTGctggggggaggcggcggcggtggcggccgcgtcgccgccgaggaTCAGCCGCGCGGtgtcgacggtggcggtgggcgaCGCGGTCACGTGCGTGCTGTGGGGGAACTGGACGGTCTCGTGCTGGCCCGAGGGggaggcgtcgccgccgccggcgctggcggGGCAGCAGTTCGTCGCGCTGGAGGCGAAGGGGAAGGTGGTGTGCGGGGTGCTCATGTCCGACTACTCGCTGCAGTGCTGGGGCGCAGGCGTCGCGGGCGGGGTGAGGAAGGTGTTCGACAAGGTGCTCCCGGGTCCGTGCGCGCCGTCGAAGTCGTGCTCGTGCGGCGTCTGGTCGGGCTCCGCGCAGCTCTGcgcgggcagcggcgggggaggcggcggagacgtGTCCGTTTGTTACCCCTGCGGCTACACCCCTCCTCCGATGGCGCTGTCCCCGACGTccaactcgtcgtcgtcgtcgagctctCAATCGAAGGGGAAGCGTCGCCCGAGCAATCTGGCGATAGCGTTGATCAGCGCCGGAGCTGGATCGGCGCTCGTggcgctcctcgccgcgctcgcggCGGTTTACTACCTGCGCCGGCACCGTGGCAGCAGCTCGCCGGTCTCCGGGCGCATCCACGCCGAGCCGACGGGCACGGCGCCGCGCGTGGAGCGGCGGCTCAGCGCGCTGCTCTCCAAGGGCCCGAACACGACGGTCGAGCAGTTCCCGCTGGTGgcgctccgcgccgccaccgactgCTTCTCGCCGGCGAAGCGCATCGGCTCCGGCAGCTTCGGCGCGGTGTACCGCGCGTCCCTCCCCGACGGCCGCGAGGTCGCCATCAAGCGCGCCGAGCGCCGCGACACGGGgggcccttcctcctcctccgccgccgcggcgcggcgcgtcgACCACGAGGCGGCATTCGTCTCCGAGCTCGCGCTCCTCTCCCGCGTCAACCACAAGAACCTGGTCCGCCTCCTCGGCTTctgcgccgacggcggcgagcgcatCCTCGTCTACGAGTTCATGCCCAACGGCACCCTCCACGACCACCTCCACAGGcgtgcggcgtcggcggcggcgccgctctccccgccgctcgcctcctggccgtcccgcctccgcctcgcgctcggcgccgcccgcggcaTCGAGTACATGCACACCTACGCCGTCCCGCCCATCatccaccgcgacatcaagtcctccaacatcctcctcgactcCTGCTGGACCGCCAAGGTCTCCGACTTCGGCCTCTCCCTCCTCAACACCCTGGACGGTgacaatgccgccgccggcgacggaggcaaTGCCGGCGACGGAGACGACGAGGAGCGGTGCGTGACGGCGGGGACGGTGGGGTACATGGACCCGGAGTACTACAGGCTGCAGCACCTGACGGACaagagcgacgtgtacagcttcggcgtcgtgCTGCTGGAGCTGCTGTCCGGGTGCAAGGCGATCCAGAAGTACGAGGGCAGCGGCTCGCCCAAGAACGTGGTGGACATGGCCGTGCCGCACATCGAGGGCGACCGGGTGCACCGGGTGCTCGACGCGAGGCTGCCGCTGCCGACGCCGTGGGAGATGGAGGCCGTCGCCTACGTCGGCTACCTGGCGGCCGACTGCGTCAGGCTGGCCGGCCGCGACCGCCCCACCATGAGCGAGGTCGTGGGCGTGCTCGAGCGGGCCGTGGCGTCGTGCGACGAGTacgaggaaggcggcgccggcgccggcggcgagcccgcgCTGTCACGGTCGTGCACCGATGGGTCCACGGCGACGTGA